The following proteins come from a genomic window of Triticum aestivum cultivar Chinese Spring chromosome 6A, IWGSC CS RefSeq v2.1, whole genome shotgun sequence:
- the LOC123130317 gene encoding late embryogenesis abundant protein M17, protein MASTKALFVLAVLLASAVLLAAAASEQTHDKEGKVDTNGAGVQDGWGGGGRGGGYPGRGGGGYGPCGRWGCCRRGYHGDCIRCCRAANDVPEAMDRTEVHN, encoded by the exons ATGGCGTCCACCAAGGCTCTCTTCGTGCTCGCCGTTCTCCTCGCGTCGgccgtcctcctcgccgccgcggccTCCGAGCAAACTC ATGACAAGGAGGGGAAGGTGGACACCAACGGTGCCGGCGTCCAGGACGGCTGGGGTGGCGGCGGCCGAGGCGGAGGGTACCCGGGCcgcgggggcggcggctacggGCCGTGTGGTCGGTGGGGCTGCTGCCGCCGTGGGTACCACGGCGACTGCATCCGGTGCTGCCGGGCCGCCAACGACGTCCCGGAGGCCATGGACCGCACTGAGGTGcacaactag